From the Glycine max cultivar Williams 82 chromosome 11, Glycine_max_v4.0, whole genome shotgun sequence genome, the window TACTATTTGCATATAAATCCAGAGGGAAGAGCAACACATTTAAGAGGGGGGAAACAAGAAAAACAGActtaaatatatagataaatatataCCAGTAGAAACACATAAGTTACACATGCCTATATTGGCAAGTCTACGTAAGTAGAAACTGTATTTGCTGTACCTTGAACTATGATGGCCAAGTAAATTCCAGGAAATTGTCCAGCTCCATGACCTCTCCAACACGGGGATGAAACTCATTGTGCAGCGAAACAACTAGCTTCCATAATACTGACCAAAATAAAGAATCTTTGATTTATAACAGAAAGGCAACTGCAGAGGTATATTGCATGCATAGAAATCCATGATGTATATCTGTGAAGATTCGGATTGCACAACAATTCTGAGACAAGTAGCGCCAGAAAATACTTTTGACAAAATAGATGTTGGGGCAAATCAGCTCAAGCATGATATTGGTTCCTTATATATTAAAACAGCACCAGCAGCCAACCCTTGACCAAGTGAAGTAACTTCAGTATTTGGCTAACATATCGATCACTAGGCAGATGAAAAGTTGAATTTGCAATATCCAATAGAACAACTAGAGGCTTGTAATGAGTTTTCCTTTCAGTACTTACAGAACATCCCAAGAGTCATTCTGTAACTGTAAATGGACAGGGAAATATTCTAAAATCAGTAAATCCCTAAATAGATATTAGTAAAGAATTTGTTGATCTTTCCAAATTGTTCTAGCAAGGACACAATAAATTCGTTGACAGTGTCGGTCAAAAAGTCCAATGGATATACCTATTGAACAAGTTTCTTGCACCAATGAAGAATTCGGAACATTTGTGCTCCAACAACATTCCTAAATGATTTCTTGCTTGCTTTGGCATATTCAAGATCAAGTGTCCGATATGCAAGAGCAAACAGATACATTGCTGGATGAAGTCTTCTGCAGATTGCAGAAAAGAGACAGTCAGTATACTCCACAGCAAATTACTTGGGTTGGGTCTTTGAGAGAGAAAttctaaaatattgattagcTTCTACCACTTCTAAATGTCCAAGATGAaacaaaatagttaaaaaatgagatattttATTCCTACAGGCAGAAAAAAATAGCTAAAAGTTTTCAGAATTCAGTAAGCAGAGCTAAGctaaagttgaaataaaataggTTTATAAATCTGAACAACTTCTCTTCTATATAAATGGTTTCACGCAATTTAACAGTCAAGAGCCAATCAGATAAttcttgttaaaaaatatatgaaatgtgGCTGTGGCCTGTGGGCACTTTACCAAGCCAAAATGCATGTCAAACAGACTTCAACagtttaaaaaatagattaaacaaAATACAGTTTTAGTGCAAAATCCAAAATACAGATGTCAACTTTTCATTTCTGTGAACATTAAAAATTTTCCCCAAGATCCATATTTATACATCATTCTATAATAATCATTTGATACCATacgttttaaaaagaaaaacctcTGTTgctaacattaaataaaattttcacaaaGTTAAAAGAAGAGAATAAATACACCTAATTACTCAACTTACCTGTCAGCTTGCTCACTATAGTCCAAGCCATCCCAGAACCTTTGTGATGGCATTGTACGACCATTCTTATCTTTGCCATATGTTTCAACGTACCAACCCCCTATGTCATGGAAGCCACAACGAGGCTCAAATAGCCAAAATCTGTATAATTAAGgcaatgaaattattaaaaagtattaTGGACAGCAATGAGAGAGCAGCAGacaatcttcatcttcattaaaTAACAAGTTGCGGTACCGAGAAAAATTCACATAAACTTGAGAATACAGCAATAAGTTCATTTTTGCAGTTAGAAGCAGTACAGATTATGAGAAAGAGTTCTTCTGACTTCTGACTTCTGAGTAATAAATCCACAAACCACAATATCACTTCATCAATTCTGGTTCCTTCACCCGAGAAGGTGTAGCAACACCATTTTCCAGATAATTGAAACTTAGTACAAGTAAATTAACCCAATGACCACATTGCTTTAACCTTTAATAGAACCATTGATTAGCCTAACATCAACACcaggaaaagaatgaaaaaaaaatgcaaacatggaAAGAGAAGATTGGTATGGATAAAAAGACCACATGTTCcaacacacacaaacaaatcctctaacaaattatataataataagagaGCAGACAGCATCAGGGTATATGCATTAATGAACCCCAAAGAGATTGTTGTGCTAACTCAAACAGCAATACAAATATAGAGAGAGATGTCAAAGCTTTACTTGCTTGGTGGTAAGCGTGCTCTAGTGCATCTACATTCACAAACTGAAACTTTCTCACTCACTTCATACCAATGCATATGCTTCACctgaaattttttatcataacaTTACATAATTATAAGCATCTAGCTATACCAAGTTATATATAAGACTAAATTTCTAGTAACTAGCAAGATCCCAAAAACCAAACCATGCTTGttctcatatttaaaaatattagaaatggaAACAAAGAAGACTTGGTGCTAATGCAAAAGTAAAATTCCCAATTAAGTTGTTAGAATCGATCAATATTCATTATAATCAGTCAATAGATATTATTGATTTCCTTCTTGTAACAAGTATTCTGATTGATTAGATCAGACAGTAAATGTTTTATAAATCAGGATATCAACCTTTGTTGTTCTTATATTGTGATGGGAATCTCTCCTATTTCTTTCTGCTTGTTGTAATCTTCCATTATGGCATATTATTTCCCCTTTTTATAAGAGAGATTGTACTGTTTGACTAAAGTAAGACATAGAAATATCTTCCAAATTAAGTTCTAATAGTTAAATCATCAAGACCATGGAAAAGCAACATTACATACCATCAATGTTCTATGCTTCATAATCACATGGGTCTTTGTACCCTTGTCATTGTAGACATAGCAAGAACCTTCATCTGGACTGCTCCCAAGTCCAGATATGGTTCCCAAGTGAATTCTTCTTCCAACTGCACCATTTGCAAGGtaatctttccaaaaatcaCTGCTGATATGTTTGGGATCTTCATATAAATTAAGGAACACATGAATATGATCTTCAGTATCTTCTGTCTGCATCTCATCAGAACAGCATCTGGGTAGGGCCCTAGATGCTGTAGCAATCACTCTTCCAGAGATGTGCAATTCTAGATGTCTATATGCATCTGATACAATACTTGAAGTTTTAGAGCTGTGACCTCGGTGAGTTTCAAAATCATCTGATCTTTTTGCATTCTTGTGGACGTTCAAATCTGTTATAGATTGACACAGGCCTGAATGGAAGGATCTAAAAGATGTTAACTTCTCATTGTTAGTAATTGATATCTCTGGAACCTTGTTAGCTAGGCAAACCATTCCGAAAAGATCACGTCCTGAAACTAAGTGCAAAACCTCAGGAGTTTCATAAGAGGACCTCTCCTCAGCCTCAAAGCAGTCAGGAAGAAGCTCCATGGACTGAATTTCAGGACCATAGTATGCTGCATAAATAGCTGAATAAAAATCTCTCTCAAATACATCAAAATAGCCAGTTCCAACTACCATCTTCTTTTCtgccaaaatattatttatagttaATCTGTACCATTTTAACCATTCAACAACTTCCATCTCCTTGAACGCAGTAGCCTGTGATTTGTAAATTTGCAATTTTGAACCCTGTCCAGGATGCCTTTGCATAAGTTTTTTCTGAGACAACAGGTACATGTCATAATGGGCTCTCTTTTGAGAATCTGAAAGAATCTGCAATGCATCATAGATTATTCTGTTAAGTCAATATTCCCTATAATGTAACCAAGGGAAAACCTCATTATAGTTACCCACACACACTCAATGTAATAATGTATGCTCTGCAAGATTTCCAGTAGTTAAAGTCATGAAGTATGTGGTCATCTTGCCAATACCATGAACATATTATAGCCAATTAATCAGCAAGGACCAAAACAAAATATGTATAAGACCATGTACAACATATCCAAAATtcaggagaaaaaagaaaagaaaagcacatATAGTCAGTTTGCCCCACTGCTAACTTGACCAATGCAAGCAGTACCAAAAACCAATGTAGTAAAATGAAcactaaattatttattcaaacttTGGGCATTAGAAACTatcaaaaatcaatcagacatccATTAAGCAACTTCCCATTTGGTTTTTCATTTGATTGAACTATTGAATGCAGAACATCCTTGATCCTTCAAGGGCAATAGACAGCTGTTCCCCTAATTAACACACGGGAGCCTTCGAACTCATTGCATCAATTTGACAATTTTTCTGTGTTCAAGAGCTAACTAAACACGCAATGGGGAAATAAAACAGACTATCAAAAGGTTCCTATGAGCATGTCATTTCTCAATTTCGCAGCCATTTAATAATCAACTTCGATATACATTGGTCGTATTCAGAATATTCAAACAAAACCAATTATTCAGTCCACTAAACACAACAGTATATGAAATGTCCTCTAATCATAATATTATGGCATTCTTCAATAAGCCAAACTTGGTTGATTCGTTTTAATTCAAGCTCTAATTTAGCCAGGAATACAATGATTCGTTTTAACTAAGCTATCTACAATATTTTAGCCACAAATAAAACTACCCCTAAACTTATGATTGAGGTTATATTCATCAGCGacaataatcataattcataaaccAGAACATGATTTGCACAAACCTCATAGGCAGCCAGAATTTGTACAAATCGTCGAGACGCAGTGGAATCGTTCTTTGACTCAGCTAGGTCCGGGTGAGTCTCTTTGGCCAATTTTCGAAACGACGCTTTAATCTCGTCAAAGGAGCTGGTCTCGGACACTCCTAACAGCTCATACGCGTTCTCTACGGGAAAATCTGTCCAAGCGGATTCGGAAGCGCTACTGAAGCCATGTTCTCTGCAGCACCGACACAGAGATGCGACGAAATAGAGCGTTGGAATGGCGCCGTTTGGTATAATTGATATGAAAAATTCTGGCCTCCGATTATTGATTCCGACGACTGAGCTGTATCCGGCACCAGCGACGGCGAGATAAACCATGGCTATCCCTGTCTTTTCTGTTACTGACTTActgttataattaatttaattattagaaagaaaaaaaatgtaattgcaGAACCTCCGTACAGTAACAGTGCGGAAGCGAGTGGGTTACATAACTGcgaaacttttttatatatatataatataagaacGTCCCAAGAATCATGAAATAAATCCTGGGTTCCTCTAAAATTGTAACTATAATATATCACCTtattagtttttcaaaaaaatttgttatcttCTCgtactctatttttatttatacatgtctTCTCGTATTCTTGCTCTTACATTATTATTCACTGGAAGATGTTTGTGTTGAACAGTCATATGCTAATTTACGTCCAATAAGAgaaagaactaaaagaaaaaatcaatagTTATTATAGGTACATAATgtgacaagaaaaaaataaaaaaaaaaacagtaaatgaTGTAAAGGAGATGTACAACATTTAACTGTTACTTCAAAACCCTCttcttaatgaaaaaaaacttaatatttagcaaaaaggaaaaagttatTTAGTCTTAATCATTtcttaaatacttaaaataataaaataccatGTACCTTTTTATAGATAATGTCTTGactaatgatatatataaaataatgttaatgtaTTTAACTAAATCAAGTAAGTATGTTagtgattattattttacttataaataaagaatcataagttcaatttttgttaaaaaaaattcatttttttcatttttcattttatttaattttttttatataaatatcatatcaataatattctacgtcaatattaatatatcacataaaagattcaatttgcttattttgaaaaataaagaatttaaatattttgattttaaaatatgaaaatcaaaatcataaatttaaaattatataaagactaaaattacaatttaatttatatattattttttagtttcacccaatttaaattcaaataggATTGTTGATCAACTTGAAGAGAGATTTTTGAAGAGGAAAGAGCTTAAGTGTAACTTTATTCAAATAGGATTTTTGAAGagagataatatataattaaaatactatCATATGATTGATAGAAAATTATGCCCCTTAAATATATCACCAAGAATCTCcccatatctatatatataaatgagtgCTCATCAGAAAAACGTcaatcatttaaataaatttgtatacTTATAAAGGATTAGTTTTTGACTATTCACCAAAAATGcctaagaattttatttttttaaatatggatTGATTAAGAATCcattaaaatgaattataaagTTCTGTTTTTCGTAAAATTATACTTATAAGCTCTTTCTACTCCCCCAGACTTCGCAATCACTTGGCCCACCGGTGGAGTTAATTGAAGCGGACGAATAGGaagaaattattagataatattAAATTACTACTTGTTCTTAATCACtagttgtttaaaaaaaaacactatttatATAATAGGTATtcaaattttgcaatttaaaaaataaacattaataatacTTAACTATTCAGTCAACACATTAGAACTTGTAATAGAAGCAAAACtcctttttctaaaaaaaaaaaaaaaaagtttcactaCTTTCAGTAGTCTCCACTCTCCACCTagataaatatcatatattgtAACATTCAACTTTATTGTATTATAACTACATCCATTAGGCTTTGATCAACATTTTTACAGTTTTCATGCACGTCCCGATTCCCAGGTAATTGAGATAGGACTTCCGACAACATTCTTTCCATTTGACCATTCTAAAcgtccaaaaccaaaattacttGGCGGTGGTGGACCTGAAACCGTAAACGTGATTGTGTatgattttttctcatttttgttgAAGCTCAACACATTTGGCTCAACTGCGATCTTGACAGATGAAATATCAACTGTAACTGATACTTTGTATGTTCCTGCGTCCCCTACATTAGTAAGAGTTCGTTTGTGTTTAACTATCGTTGCACCGGACCCTCCCACTTTTGGTTTAAACACCACACCAAATGAAGGGTAATTTAAGTCGGTTACACTGTAGTGCTTGTGTGCATTGCACCTGAACTTTCTCCTCGCCACAACCTCAATCCTATCAGGTGTGTAGTTTAGTGCACAAAGGAAGTTGAGATAATCATCCACTGCTAAATCATAGACAAGACCTGGATTAAGCGCAGCAACAGGGTTCACATGTCCAGCACCGACCTCAAACGGCGTTGACGGGCCATTTGTGGCACTGTCTAGCAATTTTTTACCGTTGTTGTAAGTTGTATAAGCTGTGGTCATAAGCGCAGACCGAATTGCAGCTGGGCTCCAATCTGGATGAAATGACTTGATCAAAGCTGCTATACCGCTTGCGTGAGGGCATGCCATGGATGTACCTGAAATTATGTTGAAGTCCACGCGCCTATCATCTTGGTCAAGGTTAGTGGGACCCACAAGCTTCGTAAATGCGGCTAAGATGTTGACACCTGGAGCAATGAAATCAGGCTTCAATACCTCTGGTGTTATTGGGTTTGGGCCCCGAGAGCTAAATGCTGCAACAACTGGCGACGGCTCAATTCCAACCTTTGTTCCCTCAAACATAAGCCTAGATGTTGGTTTTCGAGCATCTTGTAAGTACAACTTGATGAGTTTCCCAGCCTTGAAACCCACTGCAGTTGTTGGTAAAAGATGGGCATCTGCCACCAATTCCTCTCCGTCGGATTCCGAATTTGCTAACACCATGCCCACACCGCCGGCAGATTTCACCACAAGTCCTTTCTCTACCCTAGAACTATTTCCACGATCACACAACACAATTTTTCCCTTAACCTTTTTTGGATCCAAGCTATCTGTCTCACACAACTCCGCACCTATTTTTGCACTGGCATTCCCAGCATATATGAGTGGCACTAAAGTATGGCGTGAAAATTTACCATCATAAATTGATACTCCAGAATAGTTTTGTCCATTCCCGAGGTTAACATTTACCGGAAAATCACGATCTAGTGTGCCAGCTCCCACGGTGATCATCCAAGGTGCTATATTTTGGAGAGAAGAGCTATCAGGACCCGTGTTTCCTGCAGCACAGGAAACTACAATCCCTTTCTCCATTGCTGCAAAGGCTCCAATAGCAAGATTTTCTTCATCGTAATCGATTGCTCCGCCTCCGAGTGATGCAGAAATGACATTGACGTTGTCGGAGATGGCTGCGTCCATTGCAGCCAATATATCCGAAACAGCACAAGTATCTCCCCAACAAACCTTGTAAACAGCGACTCTGGCACGTGAGGCCATCCCACGTGCTGTCCCAGAAGCATAGCCGAATAGGCTGGCGCCTTTCACTGCAGACCCTGCGGCTGTGCTTGCGGTGTGGGTGCCGTGGCCATCAGCGTCTCGTGGTGATCTGAATTGGTTGGTTGCATTAAGGGGACCCATTGAAGCCTCGTAACCTTTTAAGAAGAATCTGGCTCCTATCAATTTCTTATTGCAATTTAAGGTAGTGAAATTGTCACCTGATTCACATTTGCCTTTCCAACTACTAGGGATGGGTCCCAGTCCAGTATCTTCGAAGCTCTTGCTTTCGGGCCAAACACCAGTGTCGAGGAGTCCGATAACGATGTCACTTGCTTCATTTGATTTAGGGAACATATCAGCGATTTTATCTAACCCGAGGAATTTTGGTGTTCGAGTTGTGAGTGGCTTATATATTTTCTCTGGTAGTACCTTTAGAATCCCAGTTTGACTCTTCAATAATCGGGCTTCTTCCAGTGTTAATCTTGTTGACAATCCATGGATTGTGTTGTCATAGGTGTAGAGCATCTCTGTTGAGTTAGATATTGATTTCATAATCGATTTATACCAAACTGAATGGTGGTTGAAGCTTGCTGGCATTTTGGATTTGGCCATGTGGACTATGTAAGTATTCTTTTGGTTATCTTTTGTCGCCAATGATACATCGCAAAGGatcataaacaaaacaaaagtagtTGCAAAGAAAGGTTTCTTAAACATTTCCATGGTAAACATCTTTGTTTGTAGTGAGGCTGTGAAAGGAAAGTAATGGATAACTTGGCTTAACAAAGGGCTTATTTCTAATGCAAAGTATACAATTTTTGTCCCAAAGAAGTGTGGAGggttaagaaagagaaagaggggATCTGATTTGGGTTGTTGGATAACCGTTAAAACCCTTTCAAAATTACGTTCCACTCAAAAGTAACAAAGGGGTTTCTGTCTGCAAATTGCGTTTTCGAAACGGTTACCCAAAGGCTGTAAATTGTTGCATTTGATGTGAGAGTAGGGAAACGGATAAAAGAAAGATAACAGGAGCAGGGAATAAAAGCAAGCTGGCAAATAGAGTGCATGTTACACCTTTCTcttatgcaacatatatataaagagacaaTTTGATTGCATCATACAAGCGTTACACTTTTGACTTGTCACTTTTCGATTGAGGAGGGATTTATTGGGCATgtcttcaaataaataaaagaaagtatTTAATAGctcttaaatcatttaatattttaaaaaaaataaattaatacaaatgTTAATATTGTGAACATCATATTTATTGAGGatacaaatattaaaagtattatataaaaaaacattattctatACCAAAAAAAAGAGTTACTAGTTTCCTATTCATTTTAAGTTGACCAAAAATATTGATTGAATttagattaaataattaaaagatgatatttaatggattttaaatcatttttaaatataaatattaatatttttaacaagatATATTAAGgattcaagaattaaaaaatattaaataaaagaattactagtttttttaaagttaaccagcaacaatctttttttaatgtaaattggGTGGAAGTAGAATTTTTCATATTGAATGAAAGTGTTTTAAGAAGTTattcttacttttttcttttgtgaacaTAAATTATTCTTACTCTCGCCAAGTCATATGACCTATTCTATCCAATGTATTCAATATTTAACTTTTGTgtcttcaaataaataaataaaagtatttaatagattttaaagcacttaatatttaaaaaataaattaatacaaatgTTAATATTGTCAACTTGATATTTATTGAggatacaaatattaaaattattacataaaaaGCTTTATtgtataccaaaaaaatagttacTAGCTTCTTATTCATTTTAAGTCAACCAAAATTCTTGATTGAATTTAgattaaatagttaaaaataaaagagaatatttaatagattttgaatcatttaatatttaattttttaaatatattaatttattgttaacaagaaatattaatgattcaagaattataaattattaaataaaaaagaattactagttttttataaaaaaaaagaccaaca encodes:
- the LOC100801866 gene encoding subtilisin-like protease SBT1.7; the protein is MFTMEMFKKPFFATTFVLFMILCDVSLATKDNQKNTYIVHMAKSKMPASFNHHSVWYKSIMKSISNSTEMLYTYDNTIHGLSTRLTLEEARLLKSQTGILKVLPEKIYKPLTTRTPKFLGLDKIADMFPKSNEASDIVIGLLDTGVWPESKSFEDTGLGPIPSSWKGKCESGDNFTTLNCNKKLIGARFFLKGYEASMGPLNATNQFRSPRDADGHGTHTASTAAGSAVKGASLFGYASGTARGMASRARVAVYKVCWGDTCAVSDILAAMDAAISDNVNVISASLGGGAIDYDEENLAIGAFAAMEKGIVVSCAAGNTGPDSSSLQNIAPWMITVGAGTLDRDFPVNVNLGNGQNYSGVSIYDGKFSRHTLVPLIYAGNASAKIGAELCETDSLDPKKVKGKIVLCDRGNSSRVEKGLVVKSAGGVGMVLANSESDGEELVADAHLLPTTAVGFKAGKLIKLYLQDARKPTSRLMFEGTKVGIEPSPVVAAFSSRGPNPITPEVLKPDFIAPGVNILAAFTKLVGPTNLDQDDRRVDFNIISGTSMACPHASGIAALIKSFHPDWSPAAIRSALMTTAYTTYNNGKKLLDSATNGPSTPFEVGAGHVNPVAALNPGLVYDLAVDDYLNFLCALNYTPDRIEVVARRKFRCNAHKHYSVTDLNYPSFGVVFKPKVGGSGATIVKHKRTLTNVGDAGTYKVSVTVDISSVKIAVEPNVLSFNKNEKKSYTITFTVSGPPPPSNFGFGRLEWSNGKNVVGSPISITWESGRA
- the LOC100801323 gene encoding uncharacterized protein isoform X1 — its product is MVYLAVAGAGYSSVVGINNRRPEFFISIIPNGAIPTLYFVASLCRCCREHGFSSASESAWTDFPVENAYELLGVSETSSFDEIKASFRKLAKETHPDLAESKNDSTASRRFVQILAAYEILSDSQKRAHYDMYLLSQKKLMQRHPGQGSKLQIYKSQATAFKEMEVVEWLKWYRLTINNILAEKKMVVGTGYFDVFERDFYSAIYAAYYGPEIQSMELLPDCFEAEERSSYETPEVLHLVSGRDLFGMVCLANKVPEISITNNEKLTSFRSFHSGLCQSITDLNVHKNAKRSDDFETHRGHSSKTSSIVSDAYRHLELHISGRVIATASRALPRCCSDEMQTEDTEDHIHVFLNLYEDPKHISSDFWKDYLANGAVGRRIHLGTISGLGSSPDEGSCYVYNDKGTKTHVIMKHRTLMVKHMHWYEVSEKVSVCECRCTRARLPPSKFWLFEPRCGFHDIGGWYVETYGKDKNGRTMPSQRFWDGLDYSEQADRRLHPAMYLFALAYRTLDLEYAKASKKSFRNVVGAQMFRILHWCKKLVQ
- the LOC100801323 gene encoding uncharacterized protein isoform X2, with amino-acid sequence MVYLAVAGAGYSSVVGINNRRPEFFISIIPNGAIPTLYFVASLCRCCREHGFSSASESAWTDFPVENAYELLGVSETSSFDEIKASFRKLAKETHPDLAESKNDSTASRRFVQILAAYEILSDSQKRAHYDMYLLSQKKLMQRHPGQGSKLQIYKSQATAFKEMEVVEWLKWYRLTINNILAEKKMVVGTGYFDVFERDFYSAIYAAYYGPEIQSMELLPDCFEAEERSSYETPEVLHLVSGRDLFGMVCLANKVPEISITNNEKLTSFRSFHSGLCQSITDLNVHKNAKRSDDFETHRGHSSKTSSIVSDAYRHLELHISGRVIATASRALPRCCSDEMQTEDTEDHIHVFLNLYEDPKHISSDFWKDYLANGAVGRRIHLGTISGLGSSPDEGSCYVYNDKGTKTHVIMKHRTLMVKHMHWYEVSEKVSVCECRCTRARLPPNFGYLSLVVASMT